A single genomic interval of Asinibacterium sp. OR53 harbors:
- a CDS encoding sugar MFS transporter yields MSNQKIRISLFLNYFVFAILLNSVGILIQKSINSYHVDELQASILEAFKDLSIAFVSFFVGSFLPRLGYKKGMLAALALVFAGCLIMYFGNSFATVKLMFACVGISFAVIKVSVYALIGVVTNDEKEHKSLLSSVESCFMIGIAAGFIAFPFFYSDTNPNAWLRIYLLLAGLIAISFLVLLLSDFKADYEIPGTSVIDDFVEMVKLVKRPLVLVFAVAAFMYVMTEQGIMSWLPTFNQKVLHLPETTSIYMAVILMLSIALGRYLSALLVKKISWFFILFVCLAGAAIIVWLVLPAAQNLAPRQILSFADVPVIGYVFPLIGFFLAPIYPLVNSFVLSSTEKKFHSPMASLLVFFSAIGGTLGSRLVGYLFKHIGGGKAFYFSLAPMAVLLLCLWFFYGFQKKQKA; encoded by the coding sequence ATGTCAAACCAAAAGATCAGGATATCCTTATTTCTCAACTATTTTGTATTCGCCATACTGCTCAACAGTGTAGGCATATTGATCCAGAAATCCATCAATTCATATCATGTCGATGAATTGCAGGCCAGTATCCTGGAAGCTTTCAAAGACCTTTCCATTGCTTTTGTGTCTTTTTTTGTAGGCTCCTTCCTGCCCAGGCTGGGTTATAAAAAAGGCATGCTGGCGGCCCTGGCGTTGGTCTTTGCCGGTTGCCTTATTATGTATTTTGGTAACTCCTTTGCAACGGTTAAATTGATGTTTGCTTGTGTAGGTATCTCTTTTGCCGTTATCAAAGTATCTGTGTATGCATTGATAGGTGTGGTAACCAATGATGAAAAAGAACACAAAAGCCTGCTCAGTTCTGTAGAGAGCTGTTTTATGATCGGTATTGCCGCCGGATTCATTGCTTTTCCTTTTTTCTACAGCGATACCAACCCGAATGCATGGCTGCGCATATACCTGCTGTTGGCAGGATTGATAGCCATATCTTTTTTGGTGTTGTTATTGTCAGATTTTAAAGCGGATTATGAAATTCCGGGAACATCGGTGATAGATGATTTTGTGGAAATGGTAAAACTGGTCAAAAGACCCCTGGTACTGGTTTTTGCCGTTGCTGCTTTCATGTATGTGATGACAGAGCAGGGGATCATGAGCTGGCTGCCTACTTTTAATCAGAAAGTATTGCACCTGCCCGAGACAACCAGCATTTATATGGCGGTCATTCTCATGCTGTCCATCGCATTAGGACGGTATTTATCGGCGCTGTTGGTAAAGAAAATATCCTGGTTCTTCATACTATTTGTTTGCCTGGCAGGTGCAGCGATCATCGTCTGGTTGGTGTTACCGGCAGCGCAGAACCTGGCGCCAAGGCAGATCCTTTCTTTTGCCGATGTGCCGGTGATTGGTTATGTTTTCCCGTTGATCGGCTTTTTCCTGGCGCCCATCTACCCGTTGGTCAATTCTTTTGTACTCAGTTCTACAGAGAAAAAGTTTCACAGTCCCATGGCATCCCTGCTCGTTTTCTTTTCGGCTATTGGAGGTACTTTGGGGTCAAGACTGGTTGGATATTTATTCAAACACATTGGCGGGGGCAAAGCGTTTTATTTTTCATTGGCACCCATGGCCGTCTTGCTGTTATGCTTGTGGTTTTTTTACGGGTTTCAAAAGAAACAAAAGGCTTGA
- the treF gene encoding alpha,alpha-trehalase TreF: MNMKMTVDFFRTSLFEAVQMNRIFPDGKTFVDCAPKTGIPDILNTYETEKHKPDFDLTSFVRRYFTLPVAPAVDFVAQSNATMLEHIESLWQALTRNPDTQQGSLIPLPYPYIVPGGRFREIYYWDSYFTLLGLQASGRTVMMEHMIQNFAHLINIIGHIPNGNRSYYLGRSQPPFFAMMVSLLAETKGEQVKRQFLPQLEKEYQFWMRGATELSDEQIALHHVVRMPDGAILNRYWDEYDTPRPESYREDRALAQESASEPATLFRNLRAAAESGWDFSSRWFKDGKSLYTIHTTDIIPVDLNALLLFQEMMISEACRQSGMQEKADQYLSAAKKRRTAMDAYCWNSHKNFYVDYDWKEEKQKEMITLAGMVPLFLFGLDPLREYERVSDTIREHFLCAGGVVTTTQHTGQQWDHPNGWAPLQWMTIIALEKMGSHELAKEIATRWLNLNNEVYKRTGKLMEKYNVIDMHLEAGGGEYPGQDGFGWTNGVCAALAKKYNINT, encoded by the coding sequence ATGAACATGAAAATGACGGTTGATTTTTTCCGTACTTCTTTGTTTGAAGCAGTGCAGATGAACAGGATTTTCCCTGATGGAAAGACTTTTGTGGATTGTGCACCCAAAACAGGAATACCGGATATCCTGAACACATACGAAACAGAGAAACACAAGCCTGACTTTGATCTTACTTCATTTGTGCGGCGTTATTTTACATTGCCTGTTGCCCCAGCCGTTGACTTTGTTGCACAAAGCAACGCTACCATGTTGGAGCATATTGAATCACTCTGGCAGGCGCTCACCCGTAACCCGGATACACAGCAAGGCTCTTTGATCCCGCTTCCTTATCCTTATATCGTTCCGGGTGGGCGGTTCAGGGAAATTTATTATTGGGATAGTTACTTCACTTTGCTGGGCTTGCAGGCATCGGGCAGGACAGTTATGATGGAGCACATGATCCAGAATTTTGCTCACCTCATCAATATCATCGGGCATATACCGAATGGAAACCGCAGCTATTACCTGGGCCGGTCGCAGCCGCCTTTTTTTGCAATGATGGTGAGCCTGCTGGCAGAGACTAAAGGGGAGCAGGTGAAGCGTCAATTCCTGCCACAACTGGAAAAGGAATACCAGTTCTGGATGCGCGGGGCAACTGAATTAAGCGATGAACAGATTGCGCTGCACCACGTAGTGCGGATGCCGGACGGAGCCATACTCAACAGGTATTGGGATGAGTACGATACACCGAGGCCTGAATCGTACCGGGAAGACAGGGCGCTGGCGCAAGAATCAGCCAGCGAGCCGGCAACATTGTTCCGCAACCTGAGAGCGGCGGCAGAATCGGGCTGGGATTTCAGCAGCCGCTGGTTCAAAGATGGTAAGTCGTTGTATACCATCCACACTACCGATATCATTCCGGTTGATTTGAATGCGTTGCTTTTGTTCCAGGAAATGATGATCAGTGAAGCCTGCCGGCAGTCGGGCATGCAAGAGAAGGCAGACCAATACCTGTCTGCTGCGAAGAAAAGACGAACTGCGATGGATGCTTATTGCTGGAACAGTCATAAAAATTTTTATGTTGATTATGATTGGAAGGAAGAAAAACAAAAAGAAATGATCACACTGGCTGGCATGGTGCCTTTGTTCCTGTTTGGTCTTGATCCATTAAGGGAATATGAGCGGGTAAGTGATACGATCAGGGAACATTTTTTATGTGCCGGGGGAGTTGTAACCACTACACAGCATACCGGGCAGCAATGGGACCATCCCAATGGCTGGGCGCCCCTGCAATGGATGACGATCATAGCACTGGAAAAAATGGGATCGCATGAGTTGGCAAAGGAGATCGCCACCCGGTGGCTGAACCTGAACAATGAAGTGTACAAACGCACAGGCAAACTGATGGAAAAATACAATGTAATAGACATGCACCTGGAAGCCGGTGGTGGCGAATACCCTGGGCAGGATGGGTTCGGATGGACGAACGGCGTTTGTGCGGCACTGGCAAAAAAATACAATATCAATACATAA